CTTCTCTATTTGAATGGGGACAAGCCTCCTTTAAGAAGAGAGCTTTTTGGAAAGTGTAACATATTTTTGCAACTCATAGCCAAGCGAATGGTAAAATGGCAGAACTTCTGGGTTGTCCTGATTCACCATGATCAGTACGCGATTAACGCCTCGTTGCTTGAATCGTTTCTCGATCGCTTCCACCAGTTGTCTGCCTATGCCTGAGCCTTGTTCACTTGGTAAAACAGCCAATCGGTAAAAAAAGGCGCGCGACCCATCAATCGTGCCAACGACGACCCCTACCACATTACCTTCTTTTTCTGCAACCATCACTAAATCGCTGTCCCATGCCAATTGTTGGGCCAAATCGTTCAACGACTCCGTCTCCGATTGGTCCAAACCGGTTTCCCGCCAGATGCTTGTAATAGCCGAATAGTCACCGAGTCGAAACGGACGAATCAGCATACGTTGCCTCCTTCGTAGCCTTCTTGTACTATTGTACACCACTTACCCAACTTTGTCTTGTCCGTCAGTTCGTCAAAAGTCACCTGATCTCACATGCCCAGACACATCGACGATATCTTTTTACACCAGAAACTTATTATACAACTCCCCCTTCGCTTGCGCCACCCGCTACGCGCATCGGAGATGTTTGGTTGTCCCCTTCCAAAGACATACTAATCGAGAAATCAAGACGTGACTGACTGATTGAAAGCCCCTATAGGCCACGCCGTAAAGAAGGAGGATGACGGATGTACATAGGACGCGAATTATCCGAATTAACGATGCTGCCACTTGATCACTGGGAGATCAACGAACTGATGTATCACCATCATATTTTTTCACAGCTGGCAGCCTACCTGAGCACGGAGGGTGCCTCCTTACATGTAAAGGTAATCCGGGAGCTGGAATCGCGGGGACCTGTAGGCGGAGACAAAGGCAGCTGGGACCACTCCTCCACTCCCATATATGATTAACAGCCGCCATCTTTTTCATAGTCCTGTTGCCTGATCGTCATGCTCGGTTTTATCTACACGTTTGTTTAGCGTAAAAGCCCGACTGCGAGGGATCTCGTCGGGCTTTCAAACACCATGATTTGTCAGAATATAATTTCTTTTTACATTTAGGTAAAAAGTGCTTTACATCAAGAAAAAATTCCCATATTCTAAGGGTAAGATTTTAACTACTACTCGAAAGAAAGGAGGCTGCAATAAGATGA
This is a stretch of genomic DNA from Brevibacillus choshinensis. It encodes these proteins:
- a CDS encoding GNAT family N-acetyltransferase, which gives rise to MLIRPFRLGDYSAITSIWRETGLDQSETESLNDLAQQLAWDSDLVMVAEKEGNVVGVVVGTIDGSRAFFYRLAVLPSEQGSGIGRQLVEAIEKRFKQRGVNRVLIMVNQDNPEVLPFYHSLGYELQKYVTLSKKLSS